The proteins below are encoded in one region of Acidimicrobiales bacterium:
- a CDS encoding ABC transporter ATP-binding protein, giving the protein MTTGTPAVRTVGLTKHFGRIAALTDLDLEIAPGEVMGYLGPNGAGKTTTIRLLLGLVRPTSGSAEIFGLDSQRQTVEAHRRLAYVPGETNLWPSLTGAETLHLLGRLQGAVDDAYRDELIERFAFDPSKKVRAYSKGNRQKLILIAAFMTRPDLLVLDEPSSGLDPIMEQAFRRCIQEARAQGQTVFLSSHILSEVEALCDRIGILREGVLVEMGTLAEMRHLSALSVEAVFDGPVPDVTGVLGVSAVEVHGHRLRCHVQGPVDPLLAALGDTGVRELLSREPSLEELFLAHYGNDGPLRRAPDDGD; this is encoded by the coding sequence ATGACTACGGGGACACCCGCCGTCCGGACTGTCGGGCTGACCAAGCACTTCGGCCGGATCGCGGCGCTGACGGACCTGGACCTCGAGATCGCGCCGGGTGAGGTCATGGGCTACCTGGGCCCCAACGGCGCGGGGAAGACCACCACCATCCGTCTCCTCCTGGGGCTCGTCCGTCCGACGTCGGGGAGCGCGGAGATCTTCGGCCTCGACAGCCAGCGCCAGACCGTGGAGGCGCATCGCCGGCTCGCCTACGTGCCCGGGGAGACCAACCTGTGGCCCTCGCTCACCGGTGCGGAGACACTGCATCTCCTCGGTCGTCTCCAGGGCGCGGTCGACGACGCGTACCGCGACGAGCTCATCGAGCGCTTCGCCTTCGACCCGTCGAAGAAGGTGCGCGCCTACTCGAAGGGCAACCGCCAGAAGCTGATCCTGATCGCCGCCTTCATGACCCGGCCGGACCTGCTAGTCCTCGACGAGCCGTCGAGCGGCCTCGACCCCATCATGGAGCAGGCCTTCCGGCGATGCATCCAGGAGGCCCGGGCACAGGGCCAGACGGTCTTCCTGTCGTCCCATATCCTGAGCGAGGTCGAGGCCCTCTGTGACCGCATCGGCATCCTCCGGGAGGGGGTGCTCGTCGAGATGGGAACCTTGGCGGAGATGCGCCATCTGTCGGCGCTCTCGGTGGAGGCGGTCTTCGACGGCCCGGTGCCCGACGTGACGGGGGTCCTCGGAGTGTCGGCGGTGGAGGTGCACGGGCACCGGCTCCGATGCCACGTCCAGGGACCCGTCGACCCCCTCCTGGCGGCACTCGGCGACACGGGTGTCCGCGAGCTGCTCAGCCGCGAGCCGTCGCTGGAGGAGCTCTTCCTGGCCCACTACGGCAACGACGGGCCGCTGCGACGAGCGCCCGACGACGGGGACTGA
- a CDS encoding sulfite exporter TauE/SafE family protein, whose amino-acid sequence MSLPAALAVVGAGLLAGTINTIVGSGSLITFPTLLALGFTPVVANVSNTVGLVPGSFSGAVAYRAELRGQRPRLIVLGTASVIGGATGALLLLNLPGSVFRHVVPALILVACALVALQPWLSARLAHRRERHAHGGPALFLSVFATGVYGGYFGAAQGVILVSLLGIFFVDHLQRLNAAKNVLALLVNGMAAALFIASTHVSWEAAGLIAAGSVAGGQIGGVVGRRLPTPLLRVVIILVGVTAAVALLV is encoded by the coding sequence ATGTCGTTGCCCGCCGCCCTGGCCGTCGTCGGCGCGGGCCTGCTGGCGGGAACGATCAACACCATCGTCGGTTCCGGTTCGCTCATCACGTTCCCGACCCTGCTCGCCCTCGGGTTCACGCCTGTCGTGGCCAACGTGAGCAACACCGTGGGGCTCGTTCCCGGCTCCTTCAGTGGGGCTGTCGCCTACCGGGCCGAGCTGCGCGGCCAACGGCCCCGGCTGATCGTCCTGGGGACGGCGTCGGTCATCGGCGGCGCCACAGGAGCGCTCCTGCTCCTGAACCTGCCGGGCAGTGTGTTCCGGCACGTGGTGCCGGCGCTCATCCTGGTGGCCTGCGCCCTGGTGGCGCTCCAGCCGTGGCTGTCGGCGCGCTTGGCCCACCGGCGCGAGCGCCACGCCCACGGCGGCCCTGCGCTGTTTCTCTCGGTGTTCGCCACCGGGGTGTACGGGGGGTACTTCGGGGCCGCCCAAGGAGTGATCCTGGTGTCGCTCCTGGGCATCTTCTTCGTCGACCATCTCCAGCGGCTGAACGCCGCCAAGAACGTCCTGGCGCTGTTGGTGAACGGAATGGCCGCGGCGCTGTTCATCGCCTCGACCCACGTGTCGTGGGAGGCCGCGGGGCTCATCGCGGCGGGATCCGTCGCCGGCGGCCAGATCGGCGGTGTCGTGGGTCGCCGGCTCCCGACCCCGTTGCTGCGGGTCGTCATCATCCTCGTGGGCGTGACCGCCGCGGTGGCCCTCCTCGTCTGA
- a CDS encoding TIGR03619 family F420-dependent LLM class oxidoreductase has translation MRLGIVTPVVNLNPRFDPPPWEVDGGIDDIVAVARAAERLGYDWVSCPEHIAIPEEVAGARGARYWDPLTTLSFVAATTSTIGLLSHVLVLGYHHPLDVVKRFGTLDVASGGRVILGVGVGSLEAEFDLLGAPFADRGARADDALRAIRASFARARPSYSGTHYRYEGFVVEPSGAQEGVRIWVGGRTRRSLRRALELGDGWIPFGLGLDDLGALLSAPDVTAALAARAGRFDMVLAPEPPLDPLGDPDAAVAAVRAYGDIGATGLSLRFRHRSRAHYVEQLEAMRSAAAAASDGR, from the coding sequence GTGCGGCTGGGCATCGTGACCCCGGTGGTCAACCTGAACCCCCGGTTCGACCCTCCGCCGTGGGAAGTGGACGGGGGGATCGACGACATCGTGGCGGTGGCCCGGGCCGCCGAACGTCTCGGGTACGACTGGGTGTCGTGCCCCGAGCACATCGCCATTCCCGAGGAGGTGGCGGGCGCCCGGGGTGCGCGGTACTGGGACCCCCTGACGACGCTGAGCTTCGTGGCCGCCACGACGAGCACCATCGGCCTGCTGTCCCACGTCCTCGTCCTCGGCTACCACCACCCCCTCGACGTGGTCAAGCGCTTCGGGACGCTCGACGTCGCCAGTGGCGGCCGGGTGATCCTCGGCGTCGGCGTCGGTTCGCTCGAGGCGGAGTTCGACCTGCTCGGCGCGCCGTTCGCCGATCGCGGTGCCCGCGCCGACGACGCCCTGCGGGCCATCCGGGCGTCGTTCGCCCGGGCGCGGCCGAGCTACTCGGGCACCCACTACCGCTACGAGGGGTTCGTCGTGGAGCCCAGCGGCGCCCAGGAGGGTGTGCGCATCTGGGTGGGTGGTCGCACGCGGCGGTCGCTGCGGCGCGCCCTCGAGCTCGGGGACGGGTGGATACCCTTCGGCCTCGGGCTCGACGACCTCGGGGCCCTGCTGTCCGCCCCCGACGTCACCGCCGCCCTCGCCGCCCGCGCCGGCCGGTTCGACATGGTGCTCGCCCCCGAGCCTCCGCTCGACCCGCTGGGCGATCCCGATGCCGCCGTCGCCGCGGTGCGCGCCTATGGCGACATCGGGGCCACCGGCCTGTCCCTTCGCTTCCGGCACCGGTCGCGCGCCCACTACGTCGAACAGCTCGAGGCCATGCGGTCCGCCGCGGCCGCCGCCTCGGACGGTCGCTGA
- a CDS encoding RraA family protein, translating into MPSPVDPVAAITEHAAALLGLGAATVGESGGLPMRARVRAAWPGARLAAPAFPVRCTPGDNLAVHVAVARAPRGCVLAVDVGDAEEFGYWGEVLTTGAEARGLVGLVIDGGVRDTAALAAHGFPVFSTTVALTGASKVSPGVVGTPVDVGGVTVAAGDWLVGDGDGVAVVPAAALHEVLAAGRARDEKERALFVALRAGATTLELLGLDPSPVSGS; encoded by the coding sequence ATGCCCAGCCCAGTCGACCCCGTCGCCGCGATCACCGAGCACGCCGCCGCGCTCCTCGGACTCGGGGCGGCCACGGTGGGCGAGTCCGGCGGCCTGCCCATGCGTGCCCGGGTACGCGCCGCCTGGCCCGGTGCCCGCCTGGCGGCACCGGCGTTCCCGGTCCGGTGCACGCCCGGCGACAATCTCGCCGTCCACGTGGCGGTGGCGCGTGCCCCTCGCGGCTGCGTGCTGGCCGTCGACGTGGGGGACGCCGAGGAATTCGGCTACTGGGGCGAGGTGCTGACGACCGGGGCGGAGGCCCGGGGCCTGGTCGGGCTCGTGATCGACGGCGGCGTCCGTGACACCGCGGCCTTGGCGGCCCACGGCTTCCCCGTGTTCTCCACGACGGTGGCGCTGACGGGCGCCTCCAAGGTGTCGCCGGGCGTCGTGGGCACGCCCGTCGACGTCGGGGGGGTGACGGTGGCGGCCGGGGACTGGCTGGTGGGCGACGGCGACGGTGTCGCCGTCGTGCCCGCCGCCGCCCTCCACGAGGTGTTGGCGGCGGGGCGGGCCCGCGACGAGAAGGAGCGCGCCCTGTTCGTCGCCCTGCGCGCCGGCGCCACGACGCTGGAGCTGCTCGGGCTCGACCCGTCGCCTGTGTCCGGGAGCTGA